The following proteins come from a genomic window of Ictalurus furcatus strain D&B chromosome 26, Billie_1.0, whole genome shotgun sequence:
- the si:ch211-91p5.3 gene encoding uncharacterized protein si:ch211-91p5.3 isoform X1, whose protein sequence is MDSHKRFRDENYKHWLQTAESLYLLRTHIREFVENETETYHRSLREELKDEICQSKCSLHKCAPRPKQFPICEKCEKWKDVILKNHKNKGMDTPWNNCQPHLWPKDKWEVAKVYMLRGVKDHHSFDEFDISAILNFMSRCKHFQTFTDGQCITKVISVRNKVMHSPDFRLSKKEMEDSIKIVQELAKILEKRAPGLKNISKEIQQFNVILERCSGQVSQSTSNSKEESLKLINREQHALKEKIEFLAQCYEKDQGKELKEELQGMKNFLDQNKDLLENLGPQVNQFNEIQEKVNKHEQDINKLYNRVDQLENIVPDPVFSGDVLKFKNYVFEEVRRRNMPEPEFTEEWEASGYRGIVTVNGHTFRGLQTCNSKRNAHQEVAKIALEHMKSHPEWKEEPTETTSSVSSSTSSSSTVYYGIVTVVLNNQEVASDGFVQEEEATESAYRKLAIQFGLTSLEVGNTFRTAVLEHFQRCNFPKPLELSDRQDDKILCKLQISGPFTFYDKDGSSKKKQAEQQAAKVALQYLSEIINCRSLANAGDNWKGFLKECLDALGLKQPEYNFKIKKVCISQETEGSTLSEDDNSHISTTKVIGKNDSLQAKNSVTVVQDLPTADTLNAVEFQVTETLDSSAPEMPSQAPKVDSTGTIYYCIVTVVLNNQEVVSDGFVQKEEATESAYRKLAFQFGLTSLEGKTAVLEYFHRCNFPLPREVSVCEDDKIFCKLQLTGAFTFSDKDGSSKKKQAEQQAAKVALKHLSGLFNCSFEAEAGKNDKGLLKERLEALGLKQPVYSFVINRDGDTGELEGPTRIEDNSHLSTTKVISKNDSLQPKNSVTVVQDLPTADTLNAVEFQVTETLDSSAPEMPSQAPKVDSTGTIYYCIVTVVLNNQEVVSDGCVQEEEATESAYRKLAIQFGLTSLKAGNTFRTAVLEHFQRCNFPKPLELSDRQDDKILCKLQISGPFTFYDKDGSSKKKQAEQQAAKVALQHLSGLFNCVFEAEAGKNYKGLLKERLDALHLQSPVYRYKVKGGVSEAVEGPGTSGDNLHSSCTTAISKNVCLQPKDNVSQDCLVTGAQDASPDISNKSPKLDYSDINTLLALFHLKPPSITVERVSTEMIFSCHVDINLDKFTFQNNSEYTAKKDAIRKTYLLLGNALGISKPKLDESNASMLVKQHFSQKSLTFPKEVFEDSKCSLNDITYNLVYDGKGATEAEAKQGALQKALGMLPLLFGFKSLPKCSTVEETEVQINTLLRTKGQKDLTYSHNCTLYKSSVELLFKNYTMESKHQKSKKENRNHLTNRILGLLAVEPEPDTVSLRNCLDDWFKQKNLKQPVFENTEEAQGQKVMFSVNVSCSNPNWEESMEVAKEKLVDELRERLKCLSD, encoded by the exons ATGGATTCCCACAAACGCTTCCGGGACGAAAACTACAAACACTGGCTGCAGACAGCAGAGAGTCTGTACCTACTGAGGACTCACATCCGGGAGTTTGTGGAAAACGAAACCGAAACCTACCACAGGTCTCTTCGGGAAGAACTAAAGGATGAAATCTGTCAATCAAAATGCAGCCTCCATAAATGTGCACCAAGACCAAAACAG TTTCCAATTTGTGAAAAGTGTGAGAAGTGGAAAGATGTGATCttgaaaaatcataaaaataaggGTATGGACACACCCTGGAATAACTGCCAGCCACACCTGTGGCCTAAAGACAAATGGGAAGTGGCCAAG GTTTATATGCTACGTGGAGTAAAAGACCATCACAGTTTTGATGAGTTTGACATTTCTGCCATTCTGAACTTCATGTCTCGCTGCAAGCACTTTCAAACCTTTACAGATGGCCAGTGCATAACCAAG GTCATCAGTGTGAGAAACAAAGTGATGCATTCCCCTGACTTCAGGTTAAGCAAAAAGGAGATGGAGGACAGTATAAAGATTGTTCAGGAGCTGGCTAAGATTCTTGAAAAGCGTGCACCTGGACtaaaaaacatatcaaaagAGATACAGCAG TTTAACGTCATTTTGGAGAGGTGTAGCGGACAGGTTTCCCAGAGTACATCTAACAGCAAGGAAGAAAGTCTAAAGCTGATAAACAGAGAACAACATGCCCTGAAGGAGAAGATTGAATTTCTGGCCCAATGCTATGAAAAGGATCAAGGCAAAGAGCTTAAA GAAGAGCTGCAGGGCATGAAAAATTTCCTGGACCAAAACAAAGATTTGCTGGAGAACTTGGGCCCTCAAGTAAACCAGTTCAATGAAATACAAGAGAAGGTGAACAAGCATGAGCAGGATATCAACAAACTGTACAACAGAGTGGACCAGCTAGAAAACATTGTACCTG ACCCAGTGTTCAGTGGTGATGTACTTAAGTTCAAGAATTATGTATTTGAAGAGGTTCGAAGAAGGAACATGCCAGAACCTGAATTTACAGAGGAATGGGAAGCTAGTG GTTACAGGGGTATTGTGACTGTGAATGGACATACATTTAGAGGTTTGCAGACGTgtaatagtaaaagaaatgCCCACCAAGAGGTTGCTAAGATAGctctggaacacatgaaatctCACCCTGAGTGGAAAGAAGAGCCCACTGAAACCACTTCATCAGTATCCTCATCTACATCATCCTCAA GTACCGTCTATTACGGTATTGTGACTGTTGTCCTCAATAACCAAGAGGTTGCGTCTGATGGTTTTGTTCAAGAGGAGGAAGCCACTGAATCAGCTTATAGGAAACTAGCCATCCAATTTGGCCTGACTTCTCTTGAAG TAGGTAATACTTTTAGGACAGCAGTTCTGGAGCATTTTCAGAGGTGTAATTTTCCAAAACCACTGGAACTTTCCGATCGCCAAGATGATAAGATTTTGTGTAAACTCCAAATCAGTGGACCTTTCACCTTTTATGACAAAG ATGGCTCCTCAAAGAAGAAACAGGCAGAACAGCAGGCAGCTAAGGTTGCCCTGCAATATTTGTCAGAGATCATTAACTGCAGGTCTTTGGCTAATGCTGGTGACAATTGGAAAGGATTTCTGAAGGAATGTCTAGATGCTCTTGGATTGAAGCAACctgaatataattttaaaataaaaaaagtatgcaTCAGTCAAGAAACAGAGGGTTCCACTTTGAGTGAAGATGATAATTCACACA TATCCACTACAAAGGTAATCGGCAAGAATGATAGCCTTCAAGCAAAGAACAGTGTCACTGTGGTCCAGGATCTACCTACAGCAGACACACTCAATGCTGTTGAGTTTCAAGTGACAGAAACACTGGACTCCAGTGCTCCAGAGATGCCCAGCCAAGCCCCCAAAGTGGATTCTACAG GCACTATCTATTATTGTATTGTGACTGTGGTCCTCAACAACCAAGAGGTTGTGTCTGATGGTTTTGTTCAAAAGGAGGAAGCCACAGAATCAGCTTACAGGAAACTAGCCTTCCAATTTGGTCTGACTTCTCTTGAAG GTAAAACAGCAGTGCTGGAGTATTTTCATAGATGTAATTTCCCACTACCACGGGAAGTCTCAGTTTGCGAAGATGATAAGATCTTCTGCAAACTCCAACTCACTGGGGCTTTCACATTTTCTGACAAAG ATGGCTCTTCAAAGAAGAAACAGGCAGAACAGCAGGCAGCTAAGGTTGCCCTGAAGCATTTATCAGGACTGTTCAACTGCAGTTTTGAGGCTGAAGCTGGCAAAAATGACAAAGGTTTACTGAAGGAACGTCTAGAAGCCCTCGGTCTGAAACAACCTGTCTACAGTTTTGTAATAAACAGAGACGGTGACACTGGAGAACTTGAGGGTCCCACTAGGATTGAAGATAATTCACACT TATCCACCACAAAGGTAATCAGCAAGAATGATAGCCTTCAACCAAAGAACAGTGTCACTGTGGTCCAGGATCTACCTACAGCAGACACACTCAATGCTGTTGAGTTTCAAGTGACAGAAACACTGGACTCCAGTGCTCCAGAGATGCCCAGCCAAGCCCCCAAAGTGGATTCTACAG GCACTATCTATTATTGTATTGTGACTGTGGTCCTCAACAACCAAGAGGTTGTGTCTGATGGTTGTGTTCAAGAGGAGGAAGCCACTGAATCAGCTTACAGGAAACTAGCCATCCAATTTGGCCTGACTTCTCTTAAAG CAGGTAATACTTTTAGGACAGCAGTTCTGGAGCATTTTCAGAGGTGTAATTTTCCAAAACCACTGGAACTCTCAGATCGCCAAGACGATAAGATTTTGTGCAAACTCCAAATCAGTGGGCCCTTCACCTTTTATGACAAAG ATGGCTCTTCAAAGAAGAAACAGGCAGAACAGCAGGCAGCTAAGGTTGCCCTGCAGCATTTATCAGGACTCTTTAACTGCGTTTTTGAGGCTGAAGCTGGCAAAAACTACAAAGGTTTACTGAAGGAACGTCTGGATGCACTCCATCTCCAAAGCCCTGTGTACAGATATAAGGTAAAGGGAGGAGTCAGTGAAGCAGTGGAGGGTCCTGGTACAAGCGGAGATAATTTGCACT CATCATGTACGACAGCCATTAGCAAGAACGTTTGTCTTCAACCAAAGGACAATGTCAGTCAGGATTGTCTGGTGACAGGAGCTCAGGATGCAAGTCCAGACATATCCAACAAATCCCCCAAGCTTGATTATTCAG ACATCAACACACTTCTAGCATTGTTTCATCTCAAGCCTCCATCTATAACAGTAGAGCGTGTCAGCACTGAGATGATCTTCAGCTGTCATGTGGACATAAACTTGGACAAATTCACATTTCAAAACAACAGTGAATACACAGCCAAGAAAGATGCCATTCGTAAAACTTATTTATTGCTTGGGAATGCGTTGGGAATTTCTAAACCAAAATTAG ATGAAAGCAATGCTTCCATGCTGGTGAAACAACATTTTTCCCAGAAGTCTCTCACCTTTCCTAAGGAAGTCTTTGAAGACAGCAAGTGTTCCCTTAATGATATAACATACAATTTAGTCTATGATGGAAAAG GCGCCACTGAGGCAGAAGCAAAGCAGGGTGCCCTGCAGAAAGCCCTGGGCATGCTACCCTTGCTCTTTGGGTTCAAGTCTTTGCCAAAGTGTAGCACAGTTGAGGAGACAGAGGTTCAGATTAATACCTTACTAAGaacaaaaggtcaaaaagaCCTTACGTATTCACACAACTGCACCCTATATAAAAGCTCAGTTGAGCTCCTGTTCAAAAATTACACCATGGAGAGCAAACACCAGAagagtaaaaaagaaaatcgTAATCATCTTACTAACCGCATTCTGGGCCTGCTAGCAGTGGAGCCAG AACCAGATACTGTATCTCTAAGAAACTGTCTAGATGACTGGTTTAAACAGAAGAATCTGAAGCAGCCTGTGTTTGAGAACACAGAGGAGGCTCAAGGACAAAAAGTCATGTTTTCTGTCAACGTTTCCTGCTCAAATCCAA acTGGGAAGAGAGCATGGAAGTTGCAAAAGAAAAGTTGGTCGATGAACTCAGGGAAAGGTTAAAGTGTCTTTCAGATTAA
- the si:ch211-91p5.3 gene encoding uncharacterized protein si:ch211-91p5.3 isoform X2 — protein MDSHKRFRDENYKHWLQTAESLYLLRTHIREFVENETETYHRSLREELKDEICQSKCSLHKCAPRPKQFPICEKCEKWKDVILKNHKNKGMDTPWNNCQPHLWPKDKWEVAKVYMLRGVKDHHSFDEFDISAILNFMSRCKHFQTFTDGQCITKVISVRNKVMHSPDFRLSKKEMEDSIKIVQELAKILEKRAPGLKNISKEIQQFNVILERCSGQVSQSTSNSKEESLKLINREQHALKEKIEFLAQCYEKDQGKELKEELQGMKNFLDQNKDLLENLGPQVNQFNEIQEKVNKHEQDINKLYNRVDQLENIVPDPVFSGDVLKFKNYVFEEVRRRNMPEPEFTEEWEASGYRGIVTVNGHTFRGLQTCNSKRNAHQEVAKIALEHMKSHPEWKEEPTETTSSVSSSTSSSSTVYYGIVTVVLNNQEVASDGFVQEEEATESAYRKLAIQFGLTSLEVGNTFRTAVLEHFQRCNFPKPLELSDRQDDKILCKLQISGPFTFYDKDGSSKKKQAEQQAAKVALQYLSEIINCRSLANAGDNWKGFLKECLDALGLKQPEYNFKIKKVCISQETEGSTLSEDDNSHISTTKVIGKNDSLQAKNSVTVVQDLPTADTLNAVEFQVTETLDSSAPEMPSQAPKVDSTGTIYYCIVTVVLNNQEVVSDGFVQKEEATESAYRKLAFQFGLTSLEGKTAVLEYFHRCNFPLPREVSVCEDDKIFCKLQLTGAFTFSDKDGSSKKKQAEQQAAKVALKHLSGLFNCSFEAEAGKNDKGLLKERLEALGLKQPVYSFVINRDGDTGELEGPTRIEDNSHLSTTKVISKNDSLQPKNSVTVVQDLPTADTLNAVEFQVTETLDSSAPEMPSQAPKVDSTGTIYYCIVTVVLNNQEVVSDGCVQEEEATESAYRKLAIQFGLTSLKGNTFRTAVLEHFQRCNFPKPLELSDRQDDKILCKLQISGPFTFYDKDGSSKKKQAEQQAAKVALQHLSGLFNCVFEAEAGKNYKGLLKERLDALHLQSPVYRYKVKGGVSEAVEGPGTSGDNLHSSCTTAISKNVCLQPKDNVSQDCLVTGAQDASPDISNKSPKLDYSDINTLLALFHLKPPSITVERVSTEMIFSCHVDINLDKFTFQNNSEYTAKKDAIRKTYLLLGNALGISKPKLDESNASMLVKQHFSQKSLTFPKEVFEDSKCSLNDITYNLVYDGKGATEAEAKQGALQKALGMLPLLFGFKSLPKCSTVEETEVQINTLLRTKGQKDLTYSHNCTLYKSSVELLFKNYTMESKHQKSKKENRNHLTNRILGLLAVEPEPDTVSLRNCLDDWFKQKNLKQPVFENTEEAQGQKVMFSVNVSCSNPNWEESMEVAKEKLVDELRERLKCLSD, from the exons ATGGATTCCCACAAACGCTTCCGGGACGAAAACTACAAACACTGGCTGCAGACAGCAGAGAGTCTGTACCTACTGAGGACTCACATCCGGGAGTTTGTGGAAAACGAAACCGAAACCTACCACAGGTCTCTTCGGGAAGAACTAAAGGATGAAATCTGTCAATCAAAATGCAGCCTCCATAAATGTGCACCAAGACCAAAACAG TTTCCAATTTGTGAAAAGTGTGAGAAGTGGAAAGATGTGATCttgaaaaatcataaaaataaggGTATGGACACACCCTGGAATAACTGCCAGCCACACCTGTGGCCTAAAGACAAATGGGAAGTGGCCAAG GTTTATATGCTACGTGGAGTAAAAGACCATCACAGTTTTGATGAGTTTGACATTTCTGCCATTCTGAACTTCATGTCTCGCTGCAAGCACTTTCAAACCTTTACAGATGGCCAGTGCATAACCAAG GTCATCAGTGTGAGAAACAAAGTGATGCATTCCCCTGACTTCAGGTTAAGCAAAAAGGAGATGGAGGACAGTATAAAGATTGTTCAGGAGCTGGCTAAGATTCTTGAAAAGCGTGCACCTGGACtaaaaaacatatcaaaagAGATACAGCAG TTTAACGTCATTTTGGAGAGGTGTAGCGGACAGGTTTCCCAGAGTACATCTAACAGCAAGGAAGAAAGTCTAAAGCTGATAAACAGAGAACAACATGCCCTGAAGGAGAAGATTGAATTTCTGGCCCAATGCTATGAAAAGGATCAAGGCAAAGAGCTTAAA GAAGAGCTGCAGGGCATGAAAAATTTCCTGGACCAAAACAAAGATTTGCTGGAGAACTTGGGCCCTCAAGTAAACCAGTTCAATGAAATACAAGAGAAGGTGAACAAGCATGAGCAGGATATCAACAAACTGTACAACAGAGTGGACCAGCTAGAAAACATTGTACCTG ACCCAGTGTTCAGTGGTGATGTACTTAAGTTCAAGAATTATGTATTTGAAGAGGTTCGAAGAAGGAACATGCCAGAACCTGAATTTACAGAGGAATGGGAAGCTAGTG GTTACAGGGGTATTGTGACTGTGAATGGACATACATTTAGAGGTTTGCAGACGTgtaatagtaaaagaaatgCCCACCAAGAGGTTGCTAAGATAGctctggaacacatgaaatctCACCCTGAGTGGAAAGAAGAGCCCACTGAAACCACTTCATCAGTATCCTCATCTACATCATCCTCAA GTACCGTCTATTACGGTATTGTGACTGTTGTCCTCAATAACCAAGAGGTTGCGTCTGATGGTTTTGTTCAAGAGGAGGAAGCCACTGAATCAGCTTATAGGAAACTAGCCATCCAATTTGGCCTGACTTCTCTTGAAG TAGGTAATACTTTTAGGACAGCAGTTCTGGAGCATTTTCAGAGGTGTAATTTTCCAAAACCACTGGAACTTTCCGATCGCCAAGATGATAAGATTTTGTGTAAACTCCAAATCAGTGGACCTTTCACCTTTTATGACAAAG ATGGCTCCTCAAAGAAGAAACAGGCAGAACAGCAGGCAGCTAAGGTTGCCCTGCAATATTTGTCAGAGATCATTAACTGCAGGTCTTTGGCTAATGCTGGTGACAATTGGAAAGGATTTCTGAAGGAATGTCTAGATGCTCTTGGATTGAAGCAACctgaatataattttaaaataaaaaaagtatgcaTCAGTCAAGAAACAGAGGGTTCCACTTTGAGTGAAGATGATAATTCACACA TATCCACTACAAAGGTAATCGGCAAGAATGATAGCCTTCAAGCAAAGAACAGTGTCACTGTGGTCCAGGATCTACCTACAGCAGACACACTCAATGCTGTTGAGTTTCAAGTGACAGAAACACTGGACTCCAGTGCTCCAGAGATGCCCAGCCAAGCCCCCAAAGTGGATTCTACAG GCACTATCTATTATTGTATTGTGACTGTGGTCCTCAACAACCAAGAGGTTGTGTCTGATGGTTTTGTTCAAAAGGAGGAAGCCACAGAATCAGCTTACAGGAAACTAGCCTTCCAATTTGGTCTGACTTCTCTTGAAG GTAAAACAGCAGTGCTGGAGTATTTTCATAGATGTAATTTCCCACTACCACGGGAAGTCTCAGTTTGCGAAGATGATAAGATCTTCTGCAAACTCCAACTCACTGGGGCTTTCACATTTTCTGACAAAG ATGGCTCTTCAAAGAAGAAACAGGCAGAACAGCAGGCAGCTAAGGTTGCCCTGAAGCATTTATCAGGACTGTTCAACTGCAGTTTTGAGGCTGAAGCTGGCAAAAATGACAAAGGTTTACTGAAGGAACGTCTAGAAGCCCTCGGTCTGAAACAACCTGTCTACAGTTTTGTAATAAACAGAGACGGTGACACTGGAGAACTTGAGGGTCCCACTAGGATTGAAGATAATTCACACT TATCCACCACAAAGGTAATCAGCAAGAATGATAGCCTTCAACCAAAGAACAGTGTCACTGTGGTCCAGGATCTACCTACAGCAGACACACTCAATGCTGTTGAGTTTCAAGTGACAGAAACACTGGACTCCAGTGCTCCAGAGATGCCCAGCCAAGCCCCCAAAGTGGATTCTACAG GCACTATCTATTATTGTATTGTGACTGTGGTCCTCAACAACCAAGAGGTTGTGTCTGATGGTTGTGTTCAAGAGGAGGAAGCCACTGAATCAGCTTACAGGAAACTAGCCATCCAATTTGGCCTGACTTCTCTTAAAG GTAATACTTTTAGGACAGCAGTTCTGGAGCATTTTCAGAGGTGTAATTTTCCAAAACCACTGGAACTCTCAGATCGCCAAGACGATAAGATTTTGTGCAAACTCCAAATCAGTGGGCCCTTCACCTTTTATGACAAAG ATGGCTCTTCAAAGAAGAAACAGGCAGAACAGCAGGCAGCTAAGGTTGCCCTGCAGCATTTATCAGGACTCTTTAACTGCGTTTTTGAGGCTGAAGCTGGCAAAAACTACAAAGGTTTACTGAAGGAACGTCTGGATGCACTCCATCTCCAAAGCCCTGTGTACAGATATAAGGTAAAGGGAGGAGTCAGTGAAGCAGTGGAGGGTCCTGGTACAAGCGGAGATAATTTGCACT CATCATGTACGACAGCCATTAGCAAGAACGTTTGTCTTCAACCAAAGGACAATGTCAGTCAGGATTGTCTGGTGACAGGAGCTCAGGATGCAAGTCCAGACATATCCAACAAATCCCCCAAGCTTGATTATTCAG ACATCAACACACTTCTAGCATTGTTTCATCTCAAGCCTCCATCTATAACAGTAGAGCGTGTCAGCACTGAGATGATCTTCAGCTGTCATGTGGACATAAACTTGGACAAATTCACATTTCAAAACAACAGTGAATACACAGCCAAGAAAGATGCCATTCGTAAAACTTATTTATTGCTTGGGAATGCGTTGGGAATTTCTAAACCAAAATTAG ATGAAAGCAATGCTTCCATGCTGGTGAAACAACATTTTTCCCAGAAGTCTCTCACCTTTCCTAAGGAAGTCTTTGAAGACAGCAAGTGTTCCCTTAATGATATAACATACAATTTAGTCTATGATGGAAAAG GCGCCACTGAGGCAGAAGCAAAGCAGGGTGCCCTGCAGAAAGCCCTGGGCATGCTACCCTTGCTCTTTGGGTTCAAGTCTTTGCCAAAGTGTAGCACAGTTGAGGAGACAGAGGTTCAGATTAATACCTTACTAAGaacaaaaggtcaaaaagaCCTTACGTATTCACACAACTGCACCCTATATAAAAGCTCAGTTGAGCTCCTGTTCAAAAATTACACCATGGAGAGCAAACACCAGAagagtaaaaaagaaaatcgTAATCATCTTACTAACCGCATTCTGGGCCTGCTAGCAGTGGAGCCAG AACCAGATACTGTATCTCTAAGAAACTGTCTAGATGACTGGTTTAAACAGAAGAATCTGAAGCAGCCTGTGTTTGAGAACACAGAGGAGGCTCAAGGACAAAAAGTCATGTTTTCTGTCAACGTTTCCTGCTCAAATCCAA acTGGGAAGAGAGCATGGAAGTTGCAAAAGAAAAGTTGGTCGATGAACTCAGGGAAAGGTTAAAGTGTCTTTCAGATTAA